GGGCCCCGAGCCGCCCGCGCCGTACTCACCTGGTCCGCGGAGTCCGGAAGAAGGGGAACCCGCACGAGGCGGGAAGCCAGGGCCGGTCCGACTCTACCCGCACCCGACGCGCTCTCGGGGCCGCGTAGGTCGGCGGAGTTGCGACGCTGGGtctagaaggagaagagggaaaacgAGACGGGCCGGGGAGGCGCGCAGAGGAGAGCTCTGTGCCGGCTGAAGCTGCGGGAGGCAAGGCGGCCGAGGTGAGCAGCCGCGCCGGAACCGAGCCGGGACCCGCGCCGCCTCCGGCTCGCAGCCGCCGAGACCCGCGGGATTCCCGGCCCGCCGGCAGCGGCACTGCGGAGGGAGGAGCGCGGGGCTGAGCTGCTTCTCGGAGCCTGAGCGCCTCCCGGAGCCCGCAATCCCCGCCGCCGCCTCTTGGCCGCCCGGGCAGGAGACGGGCGGGAATTCAGTTCGCGTGGAGTGTGGGACCTGCCGGGCTCCGAGTCTCCTGCACCGGGGGTAAGCGGGGGCCCACGCAGCCAGGACGAGAGGGGGTGCGGTCCCAGTGCCACCCCCGCGCCACTCCCCACGTGGCGGCCGCGCCCCCGGGGCGTGAGTATGTAAGCGGACGGTAGGGGGGCCGTGAATGAAGCCCCAGCGGCCAATCAGCACGGCCGGCGCGCGGGACCCCGGGAGCGAGGCCCAATGGAGAGCTCTGGGCGGCCGGGCCGGGCGGCAGGCGgacgcggggggcgggggccgtGGCCGGGGGGCGGGAGGCGGCTCCGCGGGCAGCCAATGGGcggcgggtggggtggggctccGGAGCGCCGAGCCGGTCGGGGCTTTAAGCCGGCGGAGCGCGGCGGCGGGGCCCGCAGACGGAgcggagcggcggcggcggcgcggcgcTGGGCGCGGGGCGGCATGGCCACCACCGCGCAGTACCTGCCGCGGGGCCCCGGCGGCGGAGCCGGGGGCACAGGACCGCTTATGCACCCGGACGCCGCGGCGGcagctgcggcggcggcggccgccgaGCGGCTGCACGCGGGGGCCGCGTACCGCGAAGTGCAGAAGCTGATGCACCACGAGTGGCTGGGCGCGGGCGCGGGCCACCCTGTGGGCCTAGCGCACCCCCAGTGGCTACCCacgggaggaggcggcggcggcgactGGGCCGGGGGCCCGCACCTGGAACACGGCAAGGCGGGCGGCGGCAGTACCGGCCGAGCCgacgacggcggcggcggcggaggaggTTTCCACGCGCGCCTGGTGCATCAGGGGGCGGCCCACGCGGGCGCGGCATGGGCACAGGGCGGCACGGCGCACCACTTGGGCCCGGCCATGTCGCCGTCCCCAGGAGCTGGCGGGGGCCACCAGCCCCAGCCGCTCGGGCTGTACGCGCAGGCGGCCTAcccggggggcggcggcggcggcctggCCGGGATGctggcggcgggcggcggcggcgcggggcccGGCCTGCACCACGCGCTGCACGAGGACGGCCACGAGGCGCAGCTGGAGCCGTCGCCTCCGCCGCACCTGGGCGCCCACGGACACGCACACGGACATGCACACGCGGGCGGCCTGCACGCGGCGGCGGCGCACCTGCACCCAGGCGCGGGCGGCGGTGGCTCGTCGGTGGGCGAGCACTCGGACGAGGACGCGCCCAGTTCGGACGACCTGGAGCAGTTCGCCAAGCAGTTCAAGCAGCGGCGCATCAAGCTGGGCTTCACGcaggccgatgtggggctggcGCTGGGCACGCTGTACGGTAACGTGTTCTCGCAGACCACCATCTGCCGCTTCGAGGCCCTGCAGCTGAGCTTCAAGAACATGTGCAAGCTCAAGCCGCTGCTCAACAAGTGGCTGGAGGAGACCGACTCGTCCAGCGGCAGCCCCACCAACCTGGACAAGATTGCGGCGCAGGGCCGCAAGCGCAAGAAGCGCACGTCCATCGAGGTGGGGGTCAAAGGCGCACTCGAGAGCCACTTTCTCAAGTGCCCCAAGCCCTCGGCGCACGAGATCACCGGCCTGGCTGACAGCCTGCAGCTGGAGAAGGAGGTGGTGCGCGTCTGGTTCTGCAACCGGCGGCAGAAGGAGAAGCGCATGACCCCGGCGGCCGGGGCCGGCCACCCGCCCATGGACGACGTTTACGCACCGGGCGAGctggggccgggcgggggcggtGCGTCGCCGCCCTcggcgcccccgccgcccccgccgcccccgccggccgcactgcaccaccaccaccatcacacaCTGCCCGGCTCGGTGCAGTGACCCCGCGGGCCGGGCCCCCGCCGGCGCGCGGCGAGGCGCCGCGCGGCCTGAACTCTTTTTGTTCGGTTGCTTTGGATTTTACAAAAAGCCCAGAAACTTTCGAACAAAACCAAACACCCGGATGACCCTCTCTGGCTAGCGGCGAAGACGGCCGATAGGCTGCGTCGCCCGAGCCCCGGGAGAGAGGAGCCGGAGATCCGAAACGCGCCAACTCACCGGGCATCCTGCCCGCcgcctgctccccgcccccatcccctcgacgacccccgcccctgccccccccggGCTGTTCGGGGCCGGATCCCGGCAGCGGCCTCCCCACAGCGACAGGTAACGCGGTACGGGGTTAGGGATTCCCCGGGAGAGAGGACGAAGAGAGGAGGgtgccctgtccctctccccggcGCGGACTCCCGAGCCTGCGGGTTGAGGGTGGGGGACTGTCACTTTATTCGCTCCACGCCTCTTCTCTCTCATAAGGATGCGCCCCACCTCCCCCCCTTACCCTTCCTCCGGGCTTGGTTTTTTacggtttttatttattcacGGAGCCTCTCGGCTCCTGGGGTCCTTCTAACTCCGCCCGCGCCCTTAATTTAAATCGCTGTATACTGTATTTATCGGGGCCCCGGAGGGGAGGCCGCGAGAGCCGCGTCTGTGTATAAAAGCAGGAAATAGCCAAAGCTTTAATCTagcctaatttattttttccccttaccttCCCCTGCCCTAcccccaaaaagcaaaacaaaaacaaacaaaaaaaaaaactaacaaaaaagaTTCGAGTGTTCATTTTTTCGTTTCGTTTTATCCGAGCTGCGATTCGGTTCCCGGCCACGCGGGAGGGGTCTGCGCTCCCACAACATAGTCCATGGGAAGAGGCTTCTGCCCCGCTGCAGACTGACCGCTGCACAGCAGGGCCCCCGCTCCCCGCggggccctgccctcctggccacaaacaaatgaaacttgACAAAGTTGGAGATATTTTTGGACCAGCTGTAGAAATAAGCCGTACCCTGAGAACCTTCTGCCTGATTCCCTGCAGCTTCCGCCTGCTCCCTTTCCAGCCCCACCTGGGATGCGGGATGCTGGGCGGCCAGGAGAGAAATCCCCAAGTTTGGGGTGAGGTGGGAACCATGTAAATATGTGAGATATGTACACACTGGCGGGGAGAAGAAACATTTTgtgcttggtttttatttttggttttccgGGTTGCCCTCCATCCCCATCCTAAAGGATTTTGTACACCGAATAATccgaaaaaaaaatattttaatatgatttccAAATTTCTGACCCATCTCTATTTATTTTCTGGATGTGTTTGGAGCTTCCCCCCTTCTCCATTTCTTGTTCTGTTTGTTACagtttggatttaaattttgttattttatttttattattttt
Above is a window of Panthera uncia isolate 11264 chromosome C1 unlocalized genomic scaffold, Puncia_PCG_1.0 HiC_scaffold_4, whole genome shotgun sequence DNA encoding:
- the POU3F1 gene encoding POU domain, class 3, transcription factor 1 gives rise to the protein MATTAQYLPRGPGGGAGGTGPLMHPDAAAAAAAAAAAERLHAGAAYREVQKLMHHEWLGAGAGHPVGLAHPQWLPTGGGGGGDWAGGPHLEHGKAGGGSTGRADDGGGGGGGFHARLVHQGAAHAGAAWAQGGTAHHLGPAMSPSPGAGGGHQPQPLGLYAQAAYPGGGGGGLAGMLAAGGGGAGPGLHHALHEDGHEAQLEPSPPPHLGAHGHAHGHAHAGGLHAAAAHLHPGAGGGGSSVGEHSDEDAPSSDDLEQFAKQFKQRRIKLGFTQADVGLALGTLYGNVFSQTTICRFEALQLSFKNMCKLKPLLNKWLEETDSSSGSPTNLDKIAAQGRKRKKRTSIEVGVKGALESHFLKCPKPSAHEITGLADSLQLEKEVVRVWFCNRRQKEKRMTPAAGAGHPPMDDVYAPGELGPGGGGASPPSAPPPPPPPPPAALHHHHHHTLPGSVQ